In the Pleuronectes platessa chromosome 8, fPlePla1.1, whole genome shotgun sequence genome, one interval contains:
- the dctn4 gene encoding dynactin subunit 4 isoform X2, with the protein MASLLQPEKVVYLVRGEKRIRAPLSQLYFCRYCSELRSLECVSHEVDSHYCPSCLENMPSAEAKLKKNRCVNCFDCPCCMHTLSTRATNIPAPLPDDPTKTAMKKAYYLACGFCRWTSRDVGMADKSVASGGWQEPENSHTQRINKLIEYYQQLAHREKQERDRKKLARRRQCMPLAFSEKYGLGTRLQRQRSGAPISSLAGLSLKEGEDQKEITIEPAQALDEVEPLPEDCYTRPISLPEVTTLRQRLLQPDFQPAGASQLHPRHKHLLMKRSLRCRKCEHNLSKPEFNPTSIKFKIQLVAVSYIPEVRIMSIPNLRFVKESQVLLTLTNPVENITHVSLTACEEEDPDDINSTAKVMVPSKELVLAGKDAAAEYDELAEPQDFQDDPDVVAFRKSNKIGFFIKVIPQKEDDGDVVVSFKIRHDFRNLAAPIRPSEEGGDSTPDAIWLTHHVELRLGPLAP; encoded by the exons ATGGcgtccctcctgcagccggaAAAAGTTGTGTATCTGGTCCGTGGAGAGAAACGGATCCGGGCTCCTTTATCTCAACTCTACTTCTGTCGCTACTGCAGCGAGCTGCGTTCTCTGGAGTGTGTGTCTCACGAG GTGGACTCCCACTATTGTCCCAGCTGTCTGGAGAACATGCCCTCTGCAGAGGCGAAGCTTAAAAAGAACAG GTGTGTCAATTGTTTCGACTGCCCATGCTGCATGCACACACTGTCCACCCGGGCCACCAACATCCCGGCTCCTCTGCCTGATGATCCCACCAAGACGGCCATGAAGAAGGCCTACTATCTGGCCTGCGGTTTCTGTCGCTGGACCTCCAGGGATGTGGGAATGGCTGACAAATCAGTCG CCAGCGGTGGATGGCAGGAACCAGAGAACTCTCATACTCAGCGG ATCAACAAGCTGATCGAGTATTACCAGCAGCTGGCTCACAGAGAGaagcaagagagagacaggaagaagTTGGCCAGGAGACGACAGTGCATGCCACTGGCATTCTCG GAAAAATATGGCCTTGGAACCCGACTGCAGAGGCAGAGGTCTGGAGCTCCCATCTCAAGCCTGGCGGGCCTTTC CCTTAAAGAGGGTGAGGACCAGAAGGAGATCACTATTGAACCTGCCCAGGCCCTTGATGAAGTGGAGCCCCTGCCTGAAGATTGCTACACCAGGCCCATCAGTTTACCGGAGG TGACCACGCTGCGGCAGCGGCTCCTGCAGCCTGACTTCCAGCCTGCAGGCGCGTCTCAGCTCCACCCCCGACACAAACACCTCCTGATGAAGCGCTCACTGCGCTGCAGG AAATGTGAGCACAATTTGAGCAAGCCAGAGTTTAATCCTACTTCAATCAAGTTTAAAATTCAGCTGGTGGCTGT GAGTTATATCCCTGAAGTGAGAATTATGTCCATTCCAAATCTCCGGTTCGTGAAG GAGAGCCAAGTGCTGCTGACTCTGACCAACCCAGTAGAGAACATCACCCACGTCTCATTGACCGCTTGTGAGGAGGAagatcctgatgacatcaacagCACTGCCAAG GTCATGGTTCCCAGCAAGGAGCTGGTGTTGGCagggaaggatgctgctgctgagtacGATGAACTGGCCGAGCCTCAAGACTTCCAGGACGACCCAGA TGTTGTTGCCTTCAGGAAATCCAACAAGATTGGTTTCTTCATCAAAGTGATCCCCCAGAAGGAAGACGATGGGGATGTCGTCGTCTCATTTAAGATCAGACACGACTTCCGCAACCTCGCCGCTCCCATCAGGCCAAGCGAGGAGGGAGGCGACAGCACCCCCGACGCCATTTGGCTCACACACCACGTTGAGCTGAGGCTGGGACCCCTCGCTCCCTGA
- the dctn4 gene encoding dynactin subunit 4 isoform X1, producing MASLLQPEKVVYLVRGEKRIRAPLSQLYFCRYCSELRSLECVSHEVDSHYCPSCLENMPSAEAKLKKNRCVNCFDCPCCMHTLSTRATNIPAPLPDDPTKTAMKKAYYLACGFCRWTSRDVGMADKSVASGGWQEPENSHTQRINKLIEYYQQLAHREKQERDRKKLARRRQCMPLAFSQHTIHVVEKYGLGTRLQRQRSGAPISSLAGLSLKEGEDQKEITIEPAQALDEVEPLPEDCYTRPISLPEVTTLRQRLLQPDFQPAGASQLHPRHKHLLMKRSLRCRKCEHNLSKPEFNPTSIKFKIQLVAVSYIPEVRIMSIPNLRFVKESQVLLTLTNPVENITHVSLTACEEEDPDDINSTAKVMVPSKELVLAGKDAAAEYDELAEPQDFQDDPDVVAFRKSNKIGFFIKVIPQKEDDGDVVVSFKIRHDFRNLAAPIRPSEEGGDSTPDAIWLTHHVELRLGPLAP from the exons ATGGcgtccctcctgcagccggaAAAAGTTGTGTATCTGGTCCGTGGAGAGAAACGGATCCGGGCTCCTTTATCTCAACTCTACTTCTGTCGCTACTGCAGCGAGCTGCGTTCTCTGGAGTGTGTGTCTCACGAG GTGGACTCCCACTATTGTCCCAGCTGTCTGGAGAACATGCCCTCTGCAGAGGCGAAGCTTAAAAAGAACAG GTGTGTCAATTGTTTCGACTGCCCATGCTGCATGCACACACTGTCCACCCGGGCCACCAACATCCCGGCTCCTCTGCCTGATGATCCCACCAAGACGGCCATGAAGAAGGCCTACTATCTGGCCTGCGGTTTCTGTCGCTGGACCTCCAGGGATGTGGGAATGGCTGACAAATCAGTCG CCAGCGGTGGATGGCAGGAACCAGAGAACTCTCATACTCAGCGG ATCAACAAGCTGATCGAGTATTACCAGCAGCTGGCTCACAGAGAGaagcaagagagagacaggaagaagTTGGCCAGGAGACGACAGTGCATGCCACTGGCATTCTCG CAACACACTATTCATGTGGTG GAAAAATATGGCCTTGGAACCCGACTGCAGAGGCAGAGGTCTGGAGCTCCCATCTCAAGCCTGGCGGGCCTTTC CCTTAAAGAGGGTGAGGACCAGAAGGAGATCACTATTGAACCTGCCCAGGCCCTTGATGAAGTGGAGCCCCTGCCTGAAGATTGCTACACCAGGCCCATCAGTTTACCGGAGG TGACCACGCTGCGGCAGCGGCTCCTGCAGCCTGACTTCCAGCCTGCAGGCGCGTCTCAGCTCCACCCCCGACACAAACACCTCCTGATGAAGCGCTCACTGCGCTGCAGG AAATGTGAGCACAATTTGAGCAAGCCAGAGTTTAATCCTACTTCAATCAAGTTTAAAATTCAGCTGGTGGCTGT GAGTTATATCCCTGAAGTGAGAATTATGTCCATTCCAAATCTCCGGTTCGTGAAG GAGAGCCAAGTGCTGCTGACTCTGACCAACCCAGTAGAGAACATCACCCACGTCTCATTGACCGCTTGTGAGGAGGAagatcctgatgacatcaacagCACTGCCAAG GTCATGGTTCCCAGCAAGGAGCTGGTGTTGGCagggaaggatgctgctgctgagtacGATGAACTGGCCGAGCCTCAAGACTTCCAGGACGACCCAGA TGTTGTTGCCTTCAGGAAATCCAACAAGATTGGTTTCTTCATCAAAGTGATCCCCCAGAAGGAAGACGATGGGGATGTCGTCGTCTCATTTAAGATCAGACACGACTTCCGCAACCTCGCCGCTCCCATCAGGCCAAGCGAGGAGGGAGGCGACAGCACCCCCGACGCCATTTGGCTCACACACCACGTTGAGCTGAGGCTGGGACCCCTCGCTCCCTGA